The following proteins are encoded in a genomic region of Channa argus isolate prfri chromosome 3, Channa argus male v1.0, whole genome shotgun sequence:
- the mtap gene encoding S-methyl-5'-thioadenosine phosphorylase isoform X2: MASAVPIKIGIIGGSGLDDPDILEGRTERYVDTPYGKPSDALILGKIKNVECVLLARHGRQHTIMPSNVNYQANIWALRNEGCTHLLVTTACGSLREEIQPGDIVIIDQFIDRTTKRAQTLYDGQPTSPLGVSHIPMAEPFCNRTREVLVEVARSLGIKCHVRGTMLTIEGPRFSSRAESLMFRQWGADVINMTTVPEVVLAKEAGLCYASIAMATDYDCWKEHEEAVCVDNVMKTMKENANKASSILLTAIPQISQMDWAQTMKTLKSVAQSSIMIPKH, from the exons attggAATAATTGGTGGTTCAGGCCTTGATGATCCAGATATCTTGGAGGGACGGACTGAGCGTTATGTTGACACACCATATGGAAAG CCATCAGATGCTCTAATATTGGGGAAGATAAAAAACGTTGAGTGTGTGCTCCTTGCAAG GCATGGAAGACAACACACTATAATGCCATCGAATGTGAACTACCAGGCCAACATTTGGGCGCTGAGAAATGAGGGCTGTACACATTTACTGGTCACCACAGCCTGTGGTTCACTCCGAGAGGAGATTCAGCCAGGAGATATTGTCATCATAGATCAATTCATTGACAG GACTACCAAGAGAGCTCAGACACTGTATGATGGGCAACCCACAAGTCCTCTAGGTGTGTCTCACATCCCCATGGCTGAGCCATTCTGCAACAGAACCAGAGAG GTTTTGGTGGAGGTGGCACGGAGTTTGGGCATCAAGTGCCATGTCCGAGGGACCATGCTGACCATTGAGGGACCCCGCTTTTCCTCGCGGGCAGAGAGCCTGATGTTCCGCCAGTGGGGCGCTGATGTCATCAATATGACTACTGTGCCAGAGGTGGTTCTCGCCAAGGAGGCTGGTTTGTGCTATGCCAGCATTGCCATGGCAACGGACTACGACTGTTGGAAGGAACATGAGGAGGCG GTCTGTGTTGACAATGTGATGAAGACAATGAAGGAGAATGCTAACAAAGCCAGCAGTATCCTGCTAACTGCAATACCGCAGATAAGTCAGATGGACTGGGCTCAGACAATGAAGACTTTGAAA
- the mtap gene encoding S-methyl-5'-thioadenosine phosphorylase isoform X1 has translation MASAVPIKIGIIGGSGLDDPDILEGRTERYVDTPYGKPSDALILGKIKNVECVLLARHGRQHTIMPSNVNYQANIWALRNEGCTHLLVTTACGSLREEIQPGDIVIIDQFIDRTTKRAQTLYDGQPTSPLGVSHIPMAEPFCNRTREVLVEVARSLGIKCHVRGTMLTIEGPRFSSRAESLMFRQWGADVINMTTVPEVVLAKEAGLCYASIAMATDYDCWKEHEEAVSGKVCVDNVMKTMKENANKASSILLTAIPQISQMDWAQTMKTLKSVAQSSIMIPKH, from the exons attggAATAATTGGTGGTTCAGGCCTTGATGATCCAGATATCTTGGAGGGACGGACTGAGCGTTATGTTGACACACCATATGGAAAG CCATCAGATGCTCTAATATTGGGGAAGATAAAAAACGTTGAGTGTGTGCTCCTTGCAAG GCATGGAAGACAACACACTATAATGCCATCGAATGTGAACTACCAGGCCAACATTTGGGCGCTGAGAAATGAGGGCTGTACACATTTACTGGTCACCACAGCCTGTGGTTCACTCCGAGAGGAGATTCAGCCAGGAGATATTGTCATCATAGATCAATTCATTGACAG GACTACCAAGAGAGCTCAGACACTGTATGATGGGCAACCCACAAGTCCTCTAGGTGTGTCTCACATCCCCATGGCTGAGCCATTCTGCAACAGAACCAGAGAG GTTTTGGTGGAGGTGGCACGGAGTTTGGGCATCAAGTGCCATGTCCGAGGGACCATGCTGACCATTGAGGGACCCCGCTTTTCCTCGCGGGCAGAGAGCCTGATGTTCCGCCAGTGGGGCGCTGATGTCATCAATATGACTACTGTGCCAGAGGTGGTTCTCGCCAAGGAGGCTGGTTTGTGCTATGCCAGCATTGCCATGGCAACGGACTACGACTGTTGGAAGGAACATGAGGAGGCGGTGAGTGGCAAG GTCTGTGTTGACAATGTGATGAAGACAATGAAGGAGAATGCTAACAAAGCCAGCAGTATCCTGCTAACTGCAATACCGCAGATAAGTCAGATGGACTGGGCTCAGACAATGAAGACTTTGAAA
- the mtap gene encoding S-methyl-5'-thioadenosine phosphorylase isoform X4, which yields MASAVPIKIGIIGGSGLDDPDILEGRTERYVDTPYGKPSDALILGKIKNVECVLLARHGRQHTIMPSNVNYQANIWALRNEGCTHLLVTTACGSLREEIQPGDIVIIDQFIDRTTKRAQTLYDGQPTSPLGVSHIPMAEPFCNRTREVLVEVARSLGIKCHVRGTMLTIEGPRFSSRAESLMFRQWGADVINMTTVPEVVLAKEAGLCYASIAMATDYDCWKEHEEASARHILPLSLILPPATPPTPTPPPPPPVSLLASLRWKPCQRRLTHTES from the exons attggAATAATTGGTGGTTCAGGCCTTGATGATCCAGATATCTTGGAGGGACGGACTGAGCGTTATGTTGACACACCATATGGAAAG CCATCAGATGCTCTAATATTGGGGAAGATAAAAAACGTTGAGTGTGTGCTCCTTGCAAG GCATGGAAGACAACACACTATAATGCCATCGAATGTGAACTACCAGGCCAACATTTGGGCGCTGAGAAATGAGGGCTGTACACATTTACTGGTCACCACAGCCTGTGGTTCACTCCGAGAGGAGATTCAGCCAGGAGATATTGTCATCATAGATCAATTCATTGACAG GACTACCAAGAGAGCTCAGACACTGTATGATGGGCAACCCACAAGTCCTCTAGGTGTGTCTCACATCCCCATGGCTGAGCCATTCTGCAACAGAACCAGAGAG GTTTTGGTGGAGGTGGCACGGAGTTTGGGCATCAAGTGCCATGTCCGAGGGACCATGCTGACCATTGAGGGACCCCGCTTTTCCTCGCGGGCAGAGAGCCTGATGTTCCGCCAGTGGGGCGCTGATGTCATCAATATGACTACTGTGCCAGAGGTGGTTCTCGCCAAGGAGGCTGGTTTGTGCTATGCCAGCATTGCCATGGCAACGGACTACGACTGTTGGAAGGAACATGAGGAGGCG AGTGCTCGCCACATCCTTCCGCTCAGCCTAATACTACCTCCTGCCACCCCCCctacccccaccccaccaccaccgCCCCCAGTCAGCTTGCTTGCCAGCCTCCGGTGGAAGCCCTGCCAGAGGAGGTTGACTCACACTGAGTCATGA
- the mtap gene encoding S-methyl-5'-thioadenosine phosphorylase isoform X3, with amino-acid sequence MIGIIGGSGLDDPDILEGRTERYVDTPYGKPSDALILGKIKNVECVLLARHGRQHTIMPSNVNYQANIWALRNEGCTHLLVTTACGSLREEIQPGDIVIIDQFIDRTTKRAQTLYDGQPTSPLGVSHIPMAEPFCNRTREVLVEVARSLGIKCHVRGTMLTIEGPRFSSRAESLMFRQWGADVINMTTVPEVVLAKEAGLCYASIAMATDYDCWKEHEEAVSGKVCVDNVMKTMKENANKASSILLTAIPQISQMDWAQTMKTLKSVAQSSIMIPKH; translated from the exons attggAATAATTGGTGGTTCAGGCCTTGATGATCCAGATATCTTGGAGGGACGGACTGAGCGTTATGTTGACACACCATATGGAAAG CCATCAGATGCTCTAATATTGGGGAAGATAAAAAACGTTGAGTGTGTGCTCCTTGCAAG GCATGGAAGACAACACACTATAATGCCATCGAATGTGAACTACCAGGCCAACATTTGGGCGCTGAGAAATGAGGGCTGTACACATTTACTGGTCACCACAGCCTGTGGTTCACTCCGAGAGGAGATTCAGCCAGGAGATATTGTCATCATAGATCAATTCATTGACAG GACTACCAAGAGAGCTCAGACACTGTATGATGGGCAACCCACAAGTCCTCTAGGTGTGTCTCACATCCCCATGGCTGAGCCATTCTGCAACAGAACCAGAGAG GTTTTGGTGGAGGTGGCACGGAGTTTGGGCATCAAGTGCCATGTCCGAGGGACCATGCTGACCATTGAGGGACCCCGCTTTTCCTCGCGGGCAGAGAGCCTGATGTTCCGCCAGTGGGGCGCTGATGTCATCAATATGACTACTGTGCCAGAGGTGGTTCTCGCCAAGGAGGCTGGTTTGTGCTATGCCAGCATTGCCATGGCAACGGACTACGACTGTTGGAAGGAACATGAGGAGGCGGTGAGTGGCAAG GTCTGTGTTGACAATGTGATGAAGACAATGAAGGAGAATGCTAACAAAGCCAGCAGTATCCTGCTAACTGCAATACCGCAGATAAGTCAGATGGACTGGGCTCAGACAATGAAGACTTTGAAA